A window of Rhododendron vialii isolate Sample 1 chromosome 13a, ASM3025357v1 contains these coding sequences:
- the LOC131315110 gene encoding uncharacterized protein LOC131315110 — translation MVLPPRRSNFPSDHFEDLSLPTNMAPPPRRSNFHSDDFEGRYTPPTHYSLKIQSFSLLSKSSVDKYTSDKFEAGDHKWKLTIYPNGNKKRGAKGHISIYVGLVDTSSLPAGWEVNAIINMFVHDQIQDTYLSLSGGKVTRLHAMKTEWGIADFIDLDEFSDPSNGFLINDTCVFGVDIFVLKQTSKGECLSLLDEPATGKHTWKIKSFSNLALDRYESEAFTVGDHKWKIRIYPRGNGDGRGNSVSAFLALDDSTLPPDTRVFVKFILCVIAQNQTKDSRVEREIDNHFGPSNLVFGSPKFISLAKLNDPTKGFLLDDTCTIESQVTVLGTVATAS, via the exons atggtgCTTCCACCTAGAAGATCAAACTTTCCTTCTGATCACTTCgaagatctctctctccctacaaACATGGCGCCACCACCTAGAAGATCAAACTTTCATTCTGATGACttcgaag GAAGATATACGCCACCAACACACTACTCGTTAAAAATTCAATCATTCTCGCTGCTTTCCAAATCCTCTGTAGACAAATACACTTCAGATAAATTCGAAGCAGGGGATCACAAATG GAAATTAACCATATACCCAAACGggaacaagaagagaggagcGAAAGGTCATATTTCCATCTATGTGGGATTAGTTGATACAAGTTCTCTTCCTGCTGGTTGGGAGGTTAACGCGATAATCAATATGTTCGTACATGATCAAATTCAAGACACGTATCTTTCTCTATCAG GTGGAAAGGTGACGCGTTTGCACGCAATGAAAACAGAATGGGGCATTGCCGACTTCATTGACCTTGATGAATTTAGCGACCCTTCAAATGGGTTCCTCATCAACGACACCTGTGTGTTTGGGGTCGATATTTTTGTCctcaaacaaacaagcaaaGGAGAGTGCTTGTCGTTGTTGGACGAACCTGCAACCGGTAAACATACTTGGAAGATCAAATCTTTTTCAAACCTTGCGCTTGACCGTTACGAGTCTGAAGCATTCACTGTTGGAGATCATAAATG GAAGATTCGGATCTATCCTCGCGGAAACGGCGATGGCAGGGGCAATAGCGTTTCAGCGTTTCTAGCATTGGACGATTCGACTCTTCCACCTGATACGAGAGTCTTCGTGAAATTCATCCTTTGTGTAATCgcccaaaatcaaacaaaagattCTCGCGTTGAGCGTGAAA TTGATAATCATTTTGGACCTTCAAACTTGGTCTTTGGTTCTCCAAAGTTCATCTCACTTGCTAAACTCAATGACCCAACCAAGGGATTCTTGTTGGACGACACCTGCACCATTGAATCACAGGTTACTGTGCTTGGAACAGTGGCCACAGCATCTTAA